The DNA window AGGTGCCTTCTCACCATCTTCGGCTTCTACCAGGAGGACGCCCCGTGACCACCTACGTATGGAACTACCTCGCGGAGTACGAGTCGGAACGGGAGGACATCCTGGAGGCGGTCGACCAGGTCTTCCGCTCCGGGCGGCTGGTGCTCGGTGACAGCGTGCAGGGGTTCGAGCGCGAGTTCGCCGCCTATCTCGGCGCCGGGCACTGCGTGGGAGTGGACAACGGCACCAACGCGGTGAAGCTCGCCCTGGAAGCCGTCGGCGTCACCCGCGGCGACGAGGTCATCACCGTGTCCAACACCGCGGCCCCGACCGTCGTGGCCATCGACGAGATCGGCGCCGTCCCGGTCTTCGTCGACGTGCGCGCCGACGACTATCTCATGGACGTCGGTCAGGTCGAGGCCGCGATCACGCCGCGCACCCGGGCCATCGTGCCGGTGCATCTGTACGGGCAGTGCGTGGACATGGCGCCCCTGCTCCGCATCGCCGCGAAACACGACCTGCGGATCGTCGAGGACTGCGCGCAGGCACACGGGGCACGTGCCGGTGGGCGGACGGCCGGCACGTTCGGCGACGCCGCGGCGTTCTCCTTCTACCCCACCAAGGTGCTCGGTGCGTACGGCGACGGCGGCGCCGTGGTCACCGCGGACGCCGGTGTGGAGGCCGCGCTGCGGCGGCTGCGCTACTACGGCATGGAGAAGACCTACTACGTGGTGCGGACGCCCGGGCACAACAGCCGCCTCGACGAGGTGCAGGCCGAGATCCTGCGCCGCAAACTGACCCGGCTCGACGGTTACGTCAAGCAGCGCCGGGAGGTGGCCCGGCGGTACGCCGAGGGTCTGGCCGGCCTGTGCGGCGACGGCGGGCTGGAGCTTCCGGTCGTCGCCCCGGGCAACGAGCACGTCTACTACGTCTACGTCGTGCGTCACTCGCAGCGTGACCGGATCATCGAGGCCCTCGCCGAGCGGCACGACATCTCGCTCAACATCAGCTACCCGTGGCCGGTGCACACCATGAGCGGGTTCGCCCACCTGGGCGTGCCGCGCGGCGCGCTGCCGGTCACCGAGCGGCTCGCCGGGCAGATCTTCTCGCTGCCGATGTACCCGTCGCTGGAGCCCGCGCTGCAGGACCGGGTTATCGACGCCCTCCACGACGTGATCCGCACGCTGTGACAACCATCGGCGTACCCACCACCGCGACGAAGGGAGCCGCCATGCCGGCCACCACCGACCAGACCAGCACCGACACTCACACCGACACCGACACCGGGATCTACCAGCGCGCCGACGTCTACCACGACTTCTACCACGCCCGGGGCAAGGACTACCGCGCCGAGGCCGACGCGGTCCGCGCCCTGATCGCCGGCCACGCGCCGGGCGCCACCTCCCTGCTCGACGTGGCCTGCGGCACCGGCTCGCACCTGCGGGAGCTGGCGGCGTCCTTCGGCGAGGTCGTCGGCGTCGACCTGTCGGCCGAGATGCTGGCGGTCGCGGCGCGGCACGCGCCCGGCGTCGAGCTGCACCGCGGCGACATGCGCGACTTC is part of the Actinoplanes missouriensis 431 genome and encodes:
- a CDS encoding DegT/DnrJ/EryC1/StrS family aminotransferase — its product is MTTYVWNYLAEYESEREDILEAVDQVFRSGRLVLGDSVQGFEREFAAYLGAGHCVGVDNGTNAVKLALEAVGVTRGDEVITVSNTAAPTVVAIDEIGAVPVFVDVRADDYLMDVGQVEAAITPRTRAIVPVHLYGQCVDMAPLLRIAAKHDLRIVEDCAQAHGARAGGRTAGTFGDAAAFSFYPTKVLGAYGDGGAVVTADAGVEAALRRLRYYGMEKTYYVVRTPGHNSRLDEVQAEILRRKLTRLDGYVKQRREVARRYAEGLAGLCGDGGLELPVVAPGNEHVYYVYVVRHSQRDRIIEALAERHDISLNISYPWPVHTMSGFAHLGVPRGALPVTERLAGQIFSLPMYPSLEPALQDRVIDALHDVIRTL